GTTTCATAATCTGTTACACCACTGAAATAAACTTAGTAATAACAAGTTAACACAAAGCTAATCACAATTCTAGCCACTCACTTTTTGTGCacttttaatttcacttttaaCTTTAGTATTGCTTTGaattggaggggggaaaaaagactttTGATACATAAATACAGCTGTCAGGTGCTTATCAGAATTTTACTCAAGATATATTGTACAAGATTACTTTAACTTctaccacagttttttttttattatttttaactcaaATACTTTATACAGACTCGTTTACGGATGGACCTGACACATCCAATGTGGCAGAAGCGCTCACGTGTGATCCAGTGTCCTGCCTCTGCCTGACGTAAAGTGTAATCTGGTGATGTCAATAAAGCTTTCGAAAGAGCGCTTGGTGTGCGATAGTTGAAGGAGGAGACGACGACGTGTACGTGTGGACACAAAACAGCACCGAAAATTCGACATTTTtcgagtattttatttttttttatattttgagcCTTAATATTACACTTACTGAAGAAGATGGCCGAAAGCGACTGGGACACGGTGACTGTTTTGAGGAAGAAAGGGCCGACCGGTGCTCAGGCCAAGTCCAAGCAGGTACAGCCTCGTTtccagctttttaaaaaatatatttttgtaggtattttttattttatttcaagcaGTCACATCGAGACTATAAAATCTTATTTAAAATTTCATCAAATCAATGTACGTCATCTGTAACAATCCGCCTGTTGTCGCTAGCAGTGCTAGTGCTTCGTCGGATGTCACCATAACAAATAGTATAATTGAAAAGCTCGAATGTCTGATGTGTAATAATAGTCATCATCACAACTGGACATGAAAGGCGGACCAGTTCAACAGGTTACGCCTCATTTGTGCGTGGCGACATTCGCTAACAAACCCAGACTAGAAAGTTCCTTCGAAGGCGAAGGCAACACTAGTACTAGCATGGCGAAAAGCCATCACGCTAGCTGACTCCTCTCCGCATtgtacacattttctttttcatttgacttATATTTAATGAATGTACGAATGGCAGAAATGCGTTTGGTGTTTCCGTGTGAAGAAGACGGCATCTCAAAGCATTGTTCGGGAGTTCAAGATGGGATTGAAACCAGTTGGCAGTTTAGTAGTAGGCCAGTTAGTACTGTTGTTCCATTTTCAGGGGCTTCTTTAGTGCCACAGGAGCTCAAGGCAAACCCTGTCATCGGTACACTGCAAATATTAAGAATATTAATGGTTATCTGTTGaataatgtgaatattttccttATTACTGAGCTCGATCGTGACTTTCCGATCCTTTTTGAGCATTATCATCTGACAATTGAACCACTTTTAAGGAGTGATGAGAACATTATCAACATTATTGCATGAATGCAGTATACCATTTTGGCCGTTTAAAAACTCCCCTTTCCCGTATCAGTTCCATCTTTTCTACATCCATCCTACATCAGCTGGCACTGACAGCAGTACTACTACTGCTACCGTCAACAGTGTCTGGCTTATGCTATTGTCAGCGAAGCACATTTGGTGGCATAGTGAAGACTGTTGAGACCTttggtagtttaaaaaaaaaaaaaaagacgggttCCTAACACTTTTTGTTCTTCCCGGCATTCATATTGTATGTTGTTTATTTAGCAACCCTCTTACTGCAacaagtttgtatgttcttgaTGTGTTGCGTATTGTGTTTTTCAGCACTCCTATAAGACTAAAacaataattgacccctccgtggatattgcgcaatccgcgtcactgaccaatcagaggccagagatctgcataaaccaaagcctgtttttgctcccgccattttctcagacaacattgcatggtccagtataggtttagttagcgttttatcgcgtatttgggttatttaacaaaaaatatggataagaggtgtcgtcacggactttgtaatagtgacgacaggtatcctgaaaggctagttggtggagttcgattcgtaccctttccaaaaccgaagacccagtaggAAAAAtaccttcgatggatcaaactttgtggaagaccgcatcatcaactaaatccatctaatatcaaccggaacacatatgtttgcacgaaggtatgccctatatttgattttcaatacatgtctcgtataaatgaattcgaagttcttcgctagcataacactgatgcgtgtgaacgattgacacacttattctttgttgagcgatatttagcgatgatcggactgcacaaacatattgatttcttttggctcgcggccaaagcttaaccagactgtgtttgcacgaagatatgccataaattagatttttaatacacgtctcgtataaatgaatgagacgttctccgctagcataacattgctacatgtgaatgattgaatgaaatcagaagcatggcgtccctctcagttcagaatgtattgtattgtatttgccatttttactgtttgtcttacgtcagcgcacgtggcgtgacgtcacttcaggaggcgtggttaagtgccctgtacggaggggtcaattgccatTTAAACCAGGGAAAACTTTATTACCAGGTTTTCAACCCATGTTTGGAGGCCCTTGGAAATCTAGACCGTATATATAGTAAATATTTGCCTGATGGTTAATATGCCCTTGTCCTTTTTAGTACATTttcataataaaaaatatataaatagaaaCCTTTAGCACTGTTAAAACCTGGCTGAAGTTTGGATTTAGTTAAAAACAAACTCCAATTGGGACATGTAAAACGTGAATATAAACAGGATGCAGTGAAcccctttttttgttcttttttttttttttgttttagggcAATTACTCGTTTTATGGCAGTTTTCCacagatttttctttatttgcagTCCATAATCCCCCGCAAATAGTGAGGGTCCACTTTACAATGAtatgcaaatccttttcaacctatattttgTTGAATATACTACACAGACGGTTAATGTGCAAAGTGATGAATCTCCCCTGCAAATATTCCCTGATTTTGAATTTCATGCCTCCAACACATTCCTGAAAAATATAGGACGGAGGATGGGGGGGGACAAAAGATGAAGAGAACCTGGAGAAATCAATGCATGTAAGcagcaaggccgaaaaccaacattgagtGCCTGTGACCTTTGGTCCCTCTGGTGGCGCTGCATTAAAAACTGGTTTTATGTGAAGGAACGTGAGCCacgtgggctcaggaacacttcagaagaCCATTGTCCGTTAACGCAGTGCCATTTTGCATCTGCACCAAGgtcaaaaaaagtgaaaatcagcaagaaacattttcagttcatttaatgcaggggtgtccaaactttttgcaaagagggccagatttggtaaggtgaaaatgtgtgggggccgactatttagcctgacattctttgaaccattaacattaaatacaaattaactttttgggattttttttaatttaattacaaatggcatacttttacttttacattttttttttacatttaggtttttaccgaaatcacaaaccacaaaaaattaagaaaactataaaggatatctaagttcatgtgaaacattacatattattcactattatatgctcactgtaggaaaagtgctgaaaacaaaacaatgatcactgcatattcaaactgattttgaccatcacaaaaaaattaattaactgagatttaagaatttattcaactcagaggacttaacaaaggtcttgcctgcactaatgtgaagggtgatactgggatcttgactgcagtatgtaatgtagtccatgtctggctcaagagcagtggttttgatgcgcaagacgtcacgcaggtgagagtcactcagtctcgtcctcatgcggctcttgttaatgttcataacggagaatgtcttctcgcacatgtatgtggagccaaacaagctcagcattttcttagcaaatgtccgaattgcttggaacctgccttcatccagctggcggtagaagttgacaagagggagctgttggtgccgactgcgatgctcggcgtcacactgcagctcaatgagctccagttgcaggtggtctggagcgtcatcagggtccacggagaaaggagaggaaaaaagcgtgatctccttttcaatagctgcaaagtcccgaaagcgctgctgaaactcctcaaccagagatgagatgtctgctgcatactttgtcatttgcgcactgatattgatctgtgggaaactggtcacaatttcctgcagcgacgggaaatgtgcggtattgggctgcgcctgtgacaggtgtctttggaaaagtagcagcttggtccgaaaggctttgatgtgtgaatacagttggcttaccactgcattttgcccttgaaggcttgtgttcagcgcattcagatgtcgcgttatgtcaactaaaaatcccaaatcagccagccaaacaggatcatttaattgtggcatgggttgtccctttttagtcaagaattgtccaatttcctccctgagagagaagaagcgctgcagcgcagacccccgactgagccaccttacgtcggtgtgatacaaaacatctccgtattcagcctggatgtcgagaagaaactgttgaaactggcggtggcacagcgctttggagcgaatataattaatagtctttatcaccggtttcataacattatcatatttcatatatttggcacagagaacttcttgatgaataatatagtggagtttaatagcgctgcctccttcttcgctgactttgttacagacaaggcttgataatccactccgctcgccagccatggcaggtgcgccgtccgtaataatcccggtgactttattccactgtagtttcatgtcatctacggtggaacaaacagaaacaaataaatccgttcctcttgtttggcccttcagactctggaggtccagaagctcttcactcacgttcatgtcattgtccactcctcttaaaaagatcagtaactgagcggtgtcggacgcatccgtgctttcatcgcacgctaacgagaaaaagtcaaactcagttccttttgcctctaactgtctcttaatatctaatgaaacgtcttcaattctccgtaccacagtattacgagccaggcaaatattggcaaactcttgcttcttcgcgggacaaattttctcaaccattttcattacacagtctttaataaattcaccctcagtgaaaggtttgcagtgctttgcaatcagcgttgccacttcgtagcttgcctttgtggcattttcatttgactcacggacgctttgctgtgccgttaaaacagcttccagttgcttcactttttcaccgcgtttgttcccagttagcttgtcgtagctagcatgtttcgtctggtagtgcctcttgatgttgaattccttgaaaacagccacagtctcttggcaaattaggcagacacagttgtttcgtatttcagtgaaaaaatactcaaatttccacttgtcctggaagcggcggccctcgcgttcaactttcctttttttgtttacagacgccatgttagaaatgggctgggctgaaacgatcacgcaaggtcaagggtcacggcggccagagtgcggccacagggctactgccatcttctggtgaaatgaaaaatatgaaaaatagctttttgtacacatgtattttatactgtggtcaacagtgctggcgggccgcatattattgatttcatgatagaggccgcgggccggtaaaaatttgtccacgggccgcaattggcccgggggccggactttggacatgacTGATTTAATGTCTTGcctttgtaatgtattcaagTGTGAACAAAGGTTGAAAGGGATTTGCAAATCGTATAccgtttttaatttacatttaactCAGCTTCCAAACACCATTGAATTTtgggtttatttatatatttatttttttaaagaattgtgctgactccttttttatttttatgttgaagTCCTGGTTATtgttctgtattttgtttttgtataaatTATCCTCTTTACTACCACATTTCCAGTTCTgcaattgtatttaattgaaataaaaagaatcAACACTAATGGAGTAATATCAGAATATTAAAATGGCTctaaagatatatatttttatatatatatatatatatatatatatatatatatacacactaaaATAAATAGCATAGCTTCACAGTCATATTGCATTTTTCTTGTACGTCATGCGTGTTTATTTGTCCTCTGTGGATAATGATTACTTATCAAAGTGTGTATTGAGTCCAAAGGACATTTTGACTCATTGCACATGAactcatgaaaagaaaaaaaacaaagcaataaaTGGTGATGTATCTTCTATTCGCCCCCCCCATTCTCGTCCCCACTCCCCATCCCCCACCCACCTGAAGGCAATCACCTCAGCTCAGAGACGAGGGGAGGACGTCGAGACCACCAAGAAATGTAACTGAACGTGCTGATGAAAATAGTGTGAGCTTAAGGTGTTGCCGCGGTAACTATTGCCATCATTTGCTCTGGTCTGACTCGAAGGGGCCGCAGGGCAGAACAAGCAACACATGGTCAGCAAGAACACAGCCAAGCTGGACCGCGAGACTGAGGAGCTGCACCACGACCGGGTCTCCTTAGAGGTGGGCAAGGTCATCCAGAAGGGTCGCCAGGAAAAAGGATTCACCCAGAAGGACCTCGCCACAGTGAGGACGCCACGTCAAATGTGTACGGTGCCCCGCGGTAGCGTTGCGTGCTAACAGGAACGCGTTTGTGTGCGTTTGTCCCTCAAGAAAATCAACGAGAAGCCGCAAGTCATCGCTGACTACGAGAGCGGGAAAGCCATCCCCAGCAACCAGGTCATGGGCAAGATCGAGAGAGCCATCGGTAACTGCCGTCCTTGCCGCAGGCCGCACTTTCGCTAGTCTTAGCATGTTCGGCCATTTTGACCAAATCAGAAAATACACTAGACACATTATTCATCCACAACAATGACTGAAAATGcacacatcccccccaaaaaaatcatctttttttttatttaataatagtacaaaatatttttccaaaaggtTTTAACATTCAtaataattctatttttttgttgtatgtcTATTTATATTgtgttgtaaaatatatattcacacaGAGAAGCCGAAACTGTTGAACGTTATAATTTTTCTCACAAAACATAGTTTGAAAGGTGCTAATAGATTAGAAAATTTGTTGGGAACAACACAtctgtacatacatacaaagaaagttgaACAAATGAGCTCAGAAATTAAGCTGTAAAAATGTGAACTGACAcgggaaaaaatattgaatacacAGAAAAGGACATGAAAAACAGCATGGAGACCCAAGACAAAACCAAGAATGGATCTATAATTAATCAAACAGCAACCCAGCCCCATGTTAGTGGAAATACATATctggttcagtcctaattgtTGCTGTACAAAATGTCTCATTACCAAGATGTGAGTCAAAACCCATCTCATGATTGGTAAGACGAGAATGTACTCGCAAGACCATCGCAAACTAATTGTTGCAGAACATAATGATGGCATTGGTTGCTAGTGAGCACGGTCGGGGCCAAAATACCTGACTGGCAATCCAATCATATTGCCATAAATTTGCCTTCTTCTGGTGTTCCTcccaagatttctgacagaggagtgcaaagaataatgaGAAGAATTGTCCAAGATCCAAAGACCACCTGTGGGGCACTTCAAAAAGACTTGGAATTAGCCGGCACTGACCCTATTGTTGAATAAAAGTGTGTCAAAGCTTGCTTCAAGTTTGCTGAATAGCATTTGGACAAGCCTGTTAAGTCCTGGGAGACTATATAGTCTGCTCAGATGAgggcaaaatggaactttttggttgcAACAATTTAGTGTGTCATTACTGCACATCACcataccaacagtgaagttCAGAGGTGGGAACAGGATGGTGCGGGGGCTGGTTTTCATCAAATGGTACTGGCAAACTTCACATaattgaaggaaggatgaatgggcaaatgtaccgagacattcttgacaaaaatctgatgTCGTCTACGTAACTGATGAAAACGAAGCAGGTTTTgacatttcagcaggataatgatccgAAGGATTCAGCCAAAGAAACTGTTGGCTGCCTGCATGGGCCACCTGACTTGCATTCAGTTAAAAATCTAACCCGAGAACTTTAACTCTAGGTACAAAAAAGAAACTCTCAGAACTTTCAAGATTTAAAGATCGGTTGTGTGGAGTAATGTTCCAAAATCACACCAGGCCAAcacatgcaaatattttttttttttcatgcacgaGGCGTCTTGAAACAGTCATAGCAAACAAAGGTTTtggtacaaagtattaaataaatgctGGTTGGCGTGTTTAATACTTTTTCCTCTGTGTCGTTTCACATTATTCCACACAACTCTTATTCGTTCTACTTTCTATGTATGCAGCGATTGCTTAGGGTGTTCCCACCATGTGGTGAAATTTTAATCTCAGTCGCACCTTTGGGattatatttgagaaaaattgCGATGTTACATACTTTGTTCAGCGCACACgtggtatttttcttttttttttttttttgaacacaaaGTAGTATTTGTGTGGGTAGCGTTGCACGGAGTGAGCTATTTGTATGATTTCCGGGACAGGCATAAAGCTGCGTGGGAAGGACATTGGTCAACCCCTGGAGCAAAAGACCaagaaaaaatgaagacaaagccTCGAAGTCAGCCCAGCCCCTCCACCTTCCAATCCTCACCTCCTTCGCCACCTTCTCCCTCCTCCCCGGGCTGACGAGTCCAGCGTTCTCACCGGAGGACCCGGCTGGACGCCGCATTGCAGGCTGCACACGGACAAGACAAAACCAGTTGAGACGAGCGGCTGTTGCTTATGGGTTCTTTTGCTTCCACCCTCTCCGGTTTGACGGTGATGACAATGCTCTTTTGTCGCCATCCTTGGAGCGAGCATGCTAACTGCCAAAAATGCTCGACCGTTGcgttctttgttgttttttttttccactcacttAGCGACAGTTTACGTGGATGTCATTAACAGTTGAAGCCTTTCTGatgctttgctttttctttgcaaaataaAGTTTGACAACACTCCcaatttgtcttcttttcacGTCGATCTATTCATCAGGGCTTGTCCTTTCATGTCCAAATAACTCACTGTCCAAAGAAAATTCTGTACTTTTATCTACTtacatgcattatttttttcaattttggacAGAAAGGTATgtataatattttaataatcatttaacatttttaaagtaatgGTGAttagtttgtttccattttcaattgGGCTTCAATTTTTACCTAAAAATAgagttaatatatttattttaaccctttccgggcaggggttgcaaatttgcaacaggtttaatataatcaaaaatttggagtccagagtatcattttctgaaagtatcagatttttctctcagCAAGCTTTTATTCTGttatatctggaaaaaaaaataagaaaagcttggtcggggggtgggggttgttcACCTTTGGAGAAAAACTGCTCGGATGACAGGCGGAAAAggtcttcaaaaacaaaagttccatccattttcttagctgcttatcctcacaaaggctgaagggagtgctggagcctatcccagctgtcaactggcaggaggcgggttacaccctgaactggttgccagccaatcacagggcacatggagacaaacagcgtactcacaatcccacctaggtgcaatttagagtgtccaattaatgttgcatgtttttgggaagtgggaggaaaccggagtgcccggagaagacccacgcaagcatggggagaacatgccatctccacacaggcggggccgggattgaatccagcgctttagcagctgagccaGCGTGGCACCCAGAAAATTCCCGTTTTGATCCATTCAATGTCCTAACAAAACAGCCACCAGTAATTGAAGTCTTTTAGCCACCAGATGGCAGTATATCATcaatccatcctttttgtgttgCTCATATATACAGTCCTGCATACaataatatacacacaaaatTGATATCTGGTATTTTAAAGGGAAGTTTGAATACAGGTCCTTGAAACGGTGACGCAGATTGCCCGTGTaatttcatcaaaatattttcgattttttttcttaatctattttacatttacattttaatctATTCATTTGAGTATGTTTGGATTAAAATTGGTATTGTAATtcaattataattatattaGAACACACCATGAATAAAGctagtattatttatttacattgactcatttattaaaaagagaaaaattttTGGATTATCACCTCATAATTAGCAAACAATGGGATAGACTGCtcaggttttgtttttctccccccaacTCATTTCTATTAGcaataatgaaaatgtttcgAGTGAGAAACTAAATGCAGTTTATTGGTAGACACACTTAAAATAGACACATGATTGATTAGTCATGTTTAATAAACATGCTGCACATGCAGTCCTGTCAACCTCTTGCTCACCAGCCCcttatttgaaataaatcaaaacgttttCTACTTGGACTAATAAACACGGCTAACATGAATGAAAACTTCCATGACGACAACAAACAACATCATAAATATTATCTTGAACTGCTGCTCGTTtaacgttcattttttttaaaggcctgCTTGTAATCTTCTCTCACAATCTATTGTACAAAACCGAAGTTATTGTGAAAATCcagttccacaaaaaaaaaaaaaaaatacacctgcCAAATTTACGTGTTGGCTTCACAACAAACGAGGAAACGGAAGGCACGAGGTCGACGCTGGAGAGGATGAGcaagcaaaaatgaaaacatcgaAACACGGTAAGaatgcttgactttttttttttttttcccatccattttccacacggCACATCAGCCCTTGAATACGCGAACACTTCAAATACAACACGGAACGGCGACAAGTGTTCGGAAGACACGGTACGTACTACATTTCATTCCAACAAGTACTAGGACCATCCtggaaaggaaattaaaaaaaagcaaaaaaattcgGAGAGAAAAAGTTGTACTGGATTGGTATATTTTCCAAGTCATGCATTTGAGAAAAAGAGTTGAATAGTTTGGaaaatgtgtatattttcaaattttaaagaaaatactgACAAATAACACTGTGGATTAAAAAGAGTTCTATTTGTTTAATCAgattttttcatataaaaaactGTATATTCTATAGGGTTGCATTGAGAAAATACTTGAACTTTAGATTCAATTCTCTTTCTTAATCGTCATTTTCCGAATAGTCATATTTTGAGTTGTTTTATTTACGATTAAAGTGAGAATTTTACAACAAAAGAGCATGTCaaggtaaaataaaacatattcaTCCAATCAATCATTTTCTATTGTGCTTATGCTCAATAGGGTCCATTTTAAGTAAATTCTTTagaatttgttttgtaatttttaacattaaggtaaaaatattttgctaaAAAGTCCTATATTTTTTACaaggtggaaaaaagttgcttgTTTCGAGattaagttttttattttttgaattctAAATTTTGGATTAATAGTTGTACATTTACGAAGGGTGAATATTTGAGTGAAAAATTTGAATCagacaaattttttttcc
This DNA window, taken from Syngnathoides biaculeatus isolate LvHL_M chromosome 17, ASM1980259v1, whole genome shotgun sequence, encodes the following:
- the edf1 gene encoding endothelial differentiation-related factor 1 homolog, producing MAESDWDTVTVLRKKGPTGAQAKSKQAITSAQRRGEDVETTKKWAAGQNKQHMVSKNTAKLDRETEELHHDRVSLEVGKVIQKGRQEKGFTQKDLATKINEKPQVIADYESGKAIPSNQVMGKIERAIGIKLRGKDIGQPLEQKTKKK